One Methylomarinovum tepidoasis DNA window includes the following coding sequences:
- the recC gene encoding exodeoxyribonuclease V subunit gamma, translating to MPEHVHIHSANHLETLAAELSRALEASRTPPLTPQTVVVGAPALALWLQWQLAGRLGIAAHIDYPLPGGFLWSLARRLLQDLPADDPLSRERLTWRLYEALPELAPRPGFETVQAYLERCRDSIGRFQLAGRLADVYDRYLYYRPDWIRTWDAGEHPKGPPAWQGELWRHVSRDAASHRVIALDRLGQALADGQPAGLPGRVDFFALHSLPPGFMPLLAALSRHTELHFWLLSPTEHYWADLRSLKARARTRLHDPEAAELQETGHPLLASWGREGQTFQDLLLDAFDSPLETSHLRPPERTTLLRHVQADIFELQGGEDTPKIRHLSGADGSLQIHVAHSPLRECQVLHDTLLGLLNADASLEPEDILVLVPKINSYAPYIEAVFGDDHPDRPALPWHLADVSIADAHPLLTAFLQLVALPESRFTRPEVLALLDIPQVARQFGFDDDEIEAIHDWSDQARIFWGMDASQKQDLDLPQTHENTWRQGLERLLLGYALGRPSHYDGIAALPVSGSLADAVGKLADLLDRLREWREILQTPATGADWQRRLNQLLDAFFGEAARDPDGYLQRIREACAELGELAGDRTLDWLLVRHWLQTCLADTPRPGRLFRGGVTFCGMLPLRGVPFRVIVLLGMNDGDFPRQAGRAEFDALAGHPRPGDPHPGHEDRFLLLETLLAARERLIISYTGRDLRSNEEIPPSALVSELLDDLDRRYRIGGQKPRKVLVHEHPLQPFSPRNFKHGPSFDPWWCEIARHLARPAAPGEPEPWHPEPPDDSARDVSLARLRQILTHPLRAFIQRRLGLRLDDPDAAPDTEIFSLEGLERYSLEDHLLQAWLEGRTVTEADLRAEGRLPHGAPGTRVLRELQEAIASLTAEIDPEAPHHLPIALELQDSGGRPWRLHGRLTLRGERLLRLRPAAIDGRDVVTLWLEHLLWSLTEPGEGEACHYGRSKAGIQRYRLEKKLPQTQARRHLAELLDIAWQALHRPLPLPPKTAWAWITAEKDPETAARQALEGSWQYSGERERDAYVALALRGRSDPVYTDADFQDWALRLFKPPLEAGVLE from the coding sequence ATGCCTGAACACGTTCACATCCACAGCGCCAACCACCTCGAGACTCTGGCGGCTGAACTGTCCCGGGCGCTCGAGGCCAGTCGCACCCCGCCGCTGACGCCCCAGACCGTGGTCGTCGGCGCCCCGGCCCTCGCCCTGTGGCTGCAATGGCAGCTGGCCGGCCGTCTTGGCATCGCTGCCCACATCGACTATCCCCTCCCCGGCGGCTTTCTCTGGTCCCTGGCCCGGCGGCTGCTGCAGGACCTGCCGGCCGACGATCCGCTGTCGCGGGAACGCCTGACCTGGCGCCTGTACGAAGCCTTGCCCGAACTGGCCCCCCGGCCCGGATTCGAAACCGTCCAAGCCTATCTCGAGCGCTGCCGCGACAGCATCGGCCGCTTCCAGCTGGCCGGGCGCCTGGCCGACGTCTACGACCGCTATCTGTATTACCGCCCGGACTGGATCCGGACCTGGGACGCCGGCGAGCACCCTAAGGGGCCGCCGGCCTGGCAGGGCGAACTGTGGCGGCATGTCAGCCGGGACGCCGCCAGTCACCGGGTCATCGCCCTCGACCGCCTGGGCCAGGCGCTGGCAGACGGACAGCCGGCCGGCCTGCCCGGACGGGTGGACTTTTTCGCCCTTCACAGCCTGCCGCCGGGCTTCATGCCCCTGCTCGCCGCCCTGAGCCGGCACACCGAGCTGCATTTCTGGCTGCTGAGCCCCACCGAACACTACTGGGCCGACCTGCGCTCCCTCAAGGCCCGGGCCCGCACCCGCCTGCACGATCCGGAGGCGGCCGAACTGCAGGAAACCGGCCACCCCCTGCTGGCATCCTGGGGGCGGGAGGGCCAGACCTTCCAGGATCTGCTGCTCGACGCCTTCGACTCCCCCCTCGAAACTTCGCACCTGCGCCCGCCGGAGAGAACCACCCTGCTCAGGCATGTGCAGGCCGACATCTTCGAACTTCAGGGCGGCGAGGATACCCCGAAAATCCGCCACTTGTCCGGGGCCGACGGTTCCCTCCAGATCCACGTGGCCCACAGCCCCCTGCGGGAATGCCAGGTTTTGCACGACACCCTGCTGGGGCTGCTGAACGCCGATGCCAGCCTCGAACCGGAGGACATCCTGGTGCTGGTGCCGAAGATCAACAGCTACGCCCCCTACATCGAGGCGGTCTTCGGTGACGACCACCCGGACCGCCCCGCCCTGCCCTGGCACCTGGCCGACGTCTCCATCGCCGACGCCCATCCCCTCCTGACCGCCTTTCTGCAGCTGGTGGCACTGCCGGAAAGCCGCTTCACCCGCCCCGAGGTGCTCGCCTTGCTGGACATCCCCCAGGTCGCCCGGCAGTTCGGCTTCGACGACGACGAAATCGAGGCCATCCACGACTGGAGCGACCAGGCGAGGATCTTCTGGGGAATGGACGCCTCCCAGAAACAGGATCTGGACCTGCCGCAAACCCACGAAAACACCTGGCGGCAGGGGCTCGAGCGGCTGCTGCTCGGCTACGCCCTGGGCCGCCCGAGCCATTACGACGGCATCGCCGCCCTGCCGGTGAGCGGTTCGCTCGCCGACGCCGTGGGAAAACTGGCCGACCTGCTCGACCGCCTGCGGGAATGGCGCGAAATCCTGCAAACCCCGGCCACCGGAGCGGACTGGCAACGGCGTCTCAACCAATTGCTGGACGCCTTCTTCGGTGAGGCCGCCCGGGATCCGGACGGCTACCTGCAGCGCATCCGCGAGGCGTGCGCCGAGCTGGGCGAACTGGCAGGCGACAGGACCCTGGACTGGCTCCTGGTGCGCCACTGGCTCCAGACCTGCCTGGCCGACACCCCCCGCCCCGGCCGCCTGTTCCGGGGCGGGGTGACCTTCTGCGGCATGCTGCCCCTGCGCGGGGTTCCCTTCCGGGTGATCGTCCTTCTGGGCATGAACGACGGCGACTTCCCCCGCCAGGCCGGCCGGGCCGAGTTCGACGCCCTGGCCGGCCACCCCCGCCCGGGCGACCCCCATCCCGGCCACGAGGACCGCTTCCTGCTGCTCGAAACCCTGCTGGCCGCCCGCGAGCGCCTGATCATCAGCTACACCGGCCGCGACCTTCGCAGCAACGAGGAGATCCCGCCCTCGGCCCTGGTGTCCGAGCTGCTCGACGACCTCGACCGCCGCTACCGCATCGGCGGCCAAAAGCCCCGCAAGGTCCTGGTCCACGAACACCCTCTGCAGCCCTTCAGCCCCCGCAATTTCAAGCACGGCCCAAGTTTCGATCCCTGGTGGTGCGAGATCGCCCGCCATCTGGCCCGGCCGGCCGCCCCCGGCGAACCCGAACCCTGGCATCCCGAGCCCCCCGACGACAGCGCCCGGGACGTTTCCCTGGCGCGGTTGCGGCAGATTCTGACCCATCCCCTGCGGGCCTTCATCCAGCGGCGCCTCGGCCTCCGCCTCGACGACCCGGACGCGGCGCCCGACACCGAGATCTTCAGCCTCGAGGGGCTGGAGCGCTACAGTCTCGAGGACCATCTCCTCCAGGCCTGGCTCGAAGGCCGGACGGTCACGGAAGCGGACCTTCGCGCCGAAGGCCGCCTGCCCCACGGCGCCCCGGGAACCCGGGTGCTGCGCGAACTGCAGGAAGCCATCGCATCCCTGACGGCGGAAATCGACCCGGAAGCGCCCCATCACCTGCCGATCGCCCTCGAGTTGCAAGACAGCGGCGGGCGGCCCTGGCGGTTGCACGGCCGCCTGACCCTGCGGGGCGAGCGGTTGCTGCGGCTGCGCCCGGCCGCCATCGACGGCCGGGACGTGGTGACCCTGTGGCTCGAACACCTGCTCTGGTCCCTGACCGAGCCGGGGGAAGGCGAGGCCTGCCACTACGGACGCAGCAAGGCCGGCATCCAGCGCTACCGCCTCGAGAAGAAACTGCCGCAAACCCAGGCCCGCCGCCATCTGGCCGAGCTGCTCGACATCGCCTGGCAGGCCCTGCACCGGCCCCTGCCGCTGCCGCCCAAGACCGCCTGGGCCTGGATCACCGCGGAAAAGGACCCGGAAACGGCCGCCAGGCAGGCGCTCGAAGGCAGCTGGCAGTACTCGGGAGAACGGGAACGGGACGCCTACGTCGCCCTGGCGCTGCGGGGCCGGAGCGATCCGGTCTACACCGATGCCGACTTTCAGGATTGGGCGCTGCGGCTGTTCAAGCCCCCTTTGGAGGCAGGAGTCCTGGAATGA
- a CDS encoding mitochondrial fission ELM1 family protein translates to MPSRQPSDPRIWLVVGEKPGDNAQVRAIANALELPCEWKILRCKPAYQEGKPQIRPSLSHLDLERSDPLTPPWPDLILTIGRRPMSAALWIKRQSGGRSRIVVVGRPKGGWAPYDLIITAAHYPLPPDPRVLELKFPLIFPDRERIEAARTAWADHLAGLPRPLVPVLIGGRTRPYRFGRTEAEILIERSRRLAGRGTAFLCTSRRTKAPVREAVRASGLPYYDWHEGGDNPYFGLLAHGDAFVVTGDSISMMMEVARLGKPLAIFPLPVQQSWRHTWARMLGRELLYHPPPGSIRARLGQLLFGLGLIGYERRLENIHQHLYHSGAALPLGQGDILSLSPPSLEDELPKVTRRIRALLDM, encoded by the coding sequence ATGCCATCGCGACAACCGTCTGATCCCCGCATCTGGTTGGTGGTCGGAGAAAAGCCGGGCGACAACGCCCAGGTGCGCGCCATCGCCAATGCCCTGGAGCTTCCGTGCGAATGGAAGATCCTGCGCTGCAAACCTGCCTACCAGGAAGGCAAACCGCAGATACGCCCAAGCCTGAGCCATCTGGATCTTGAACGTTCGGATCCCCTGACGCCCCCCTGGCCGGATCTGATCCTCACCATCGGCCGCCGTCCTATGAGCGCCGCCCTGTGGATCAAACGACAGAGCGGCGGGCGCAGCCGGATCGTCGTGGTGGGACGGCCAAAAGGGGGGTGGGCACCTTATGACCTCATCATCACCGCCGCCCACTATCCCCTGCCCCCCGATCCGCGGGTGCTCGAACTCAAGTTTCCGCTCATTTTTCCCGACCGGGAAAGGATCGAGGCAGCCCGCACGGCCTGGGCCGACCATCTCGCCGGCCTGCCGCGGCCATTGGTTCCGGTCCTGATCGGCGGCCGCACCCGCCCCTACCGTTTCGGCCGGACCGAAGCCGAGATCCTGATCGAACGCAGCCGCCGCCTGGCAGGCAGGGGCACGGCGTTCTTATGCACCAGCCGGCGCACCAAGGCCCCGGTCCGGGAGGCGGTCCGTGCCAGCGGCCTGCCCTACTACGACTGGCATGAAGGCGGCGACAATCCCTACTTCGGCCTGCTGGCCCACGGCGATGCCTTCGTCGTCACCGGCGACAGCATTTCCATGATGATGGAAGTGGCACGCCTGGGCAAACCGCTGGCGATCTTTCCGCTACCGGTCCAGCAGTCGTGGCGACACACCTGGGCCCGGATGCTGGGGCGAGAGCTGCTCTATCACCCGCCCCCCGGCAGCATCCGGGCCCGGCTTGGCCAGCTGCTGTTCGGTCTGGGACTGATCGGCTACGAACGCCGCCTGGAGAACATCCATCAGCACCTCTACCACAGCGGCGCCGCCCTGCCTTTGGGGCAGGGCGACATCCTGTCCCTGTCACCGCCATCGCTTGAAGACGAATTGCCCAAGGTAACGCGACGCATCCGGGCGCTTCTGGATATGTAA
- a CDS encoding HAD family hydrolase, which produces MLPPFRAVVLDLDGLLLDTEAGYLRAWRRTAAELGFELDDPLARRLSGQSIDRIAHILAEAFGPGFDFGRFQRLSAEHWRRQVEAEGIATRPGYGALMTALRRHEIPYLVATNSRRPYAEKCLALAGIRAEIPELVCRDEVEAGKPAPEIYLLACERLGQAPGDCLAVEDSHTGLLAAARAGAVPVLVPGEYRPPEALQLAAHTFESLQQLADAIATTV; this is translated from the coding sequence ATGTTACCGCCCTTCCGCGCCGTCGTCCTCGACCTAGACGGCCTGCTGCTCGACACCGAGGCCGGTTATCTGCGCGCCTGGCGCCGGACCGCCGCCGAGCTGGGATTCGAACTCGACGATCCCCTGGCCCGGCGCCTGAGCGGCCAGAGCATCGACCGCATCGCCCACATCTTGGCGGAAGCCTTTGGCCCCGGCTTCGATTTCGGGCGCTTCCAGCGTTTGAGCGCCGAACACTGGCGCCGTCAGGTCGAAGCGGAAGGCATTGCCACCCGTCCCGGCTATGGGGCGCTGATGACGGCGCTGCGGCGGCATGAGATCCCCTATCTGGTCGCCACCAACAGCCGCCGCCCCTATGCGGAAAAATGCCTGGCGCTGGCCGGCATCCGCGCCGAGATCCCCGAACTGGTCTGCCGCGACGAGGTCGAGGCCGGCAAGCCCGCACCGGAAATCTATCTGCTCGCTTGTGAGCGGCTGGGGCAGGCACCGGGCGACTGTCTGGCGGTCGAAGATTCCCATACCGGCCTGCTGGCGGCGGCCCGGGCCGGCGCCGTGCCGGTCTTGGTCCCGGGCGAATACCGTCCCCCGGAAGCACTGCAGCTGGCCGCCCATACTTTCGAATCATTGCAACAGCTTGCCGATGCCATCGCGACAACCGTCTGA
- a CDS encoding flavin reductase family protein, giving the protein MTRPAELLKLISCGVYVIGVAAGEIRNAFTAAWVMQVSFDPLLVALSINPDHRSYALLKQGDGFTVNVLAKDQLELARHFGQPGDIDKLAGVPWLAGHCGAPILTDALAWLDCDFHHDCPAGDHRVVMGRVVGGAIQRLGEPLLYRDTGDMDGASRLFPERF; this is encoded by the coding sequence GTGACCCGCCCGGCGGAGCTGCTCAAGCTGATCAGCTGCGGCGTCTATGTCATCGGTGTGGCGGCGGGCGAGATCCGCAACGCTTTCACCGCCGCCTGGGTGATGCAGGTTTCCTTCGACCCCCTGCTGGTCGCCCTCAGCATCAATCCCGACCACCGCTCCTACGCCCTCCTCAAGCAGGGGGACGGTTTCACCGTCAACGTGCTGGCGAAGGATCAACTGGAACTGGCGCGCCACTTCGGCCAGCCCGGCGACATCGACAAGCTGGCCGGCGTCCCCTGGCTGGCGGGTCACTGCGGCGCGCCGATCCTCACCGACGCCCTGGCCTGGCTCGACTGCGACTTCCATCACGACTGCCCTGCCGGCGACCACCGGGTGGTGATGGGGCGGGTCGTCGGCGGGGCGATCCAGCGCCTGGGAGAACCGCTGTTGTACCGTGACACCGGCGACATGGACGGCGCCAGCCGGCTGTTCCCCGAGCGCTTCTAG
- a CDS encoding MutS-related protein: MLERLRQLYTPFLKLWRDGPETEAVTPAEDGVIDPPTYEVLEVPALYQALDTARTQVGKATLHRSLARPLRDAELIRARQAALRELQDNAALRRQLENLLANAARRDREPEFYKLLYCNFLGGVGAPVSGRDLRGYGYEAYVNGTRFVLESVDQAQHLPEPQSPYLQELLACLRDFARSRAYRLMTGPVYRTEKRLLTQEEKGWLPAIRFRPSLFKPVFIASLVGGLLAAWAGLPALLNMSRPAIGVLWLFLLPLGAFYPHLVGTFDRDKFIYPLRRLFREDPDVQQLLETIGYLDELLALHRFSEDFGHPTCLPEILDDGHHRFVARELRNPILGKANPDYVPNDIELDRHRLTFITGPNSGGKTAICKTIAQSQLLAQIGAYVPAREARMTVADRIFYQVPEVSQLTSGEGRFATELRHTKEIFLAATPRSLVILDELAEGTTYEERLKISYDIMEGFHKKGCTTLLVTHNHQLVDKFIEQGISQAKQVEFVGDRPTHRLIDGISRVSHADRVAREVGFSKEDIDRYLGEDSP, from the coding sequence ATGCTCGAACGACTGCGTCAGCTATACACACCCTTCCTGAAACTGTGGCGCGATGGGCCGGAAACGGAGGCGGTCACACCGGCGGAAGACGGCGTCATCGACCCGCCCACCTACGAAGTCCTGGAGGTGCCGGCCCTGTATCAAGCCCTGGACACCGCCCGGACCCAGGTGGGCAAGGCAACGCTGCACCGCAGCCTGGCCCGACCCCTGCGCGATGCCGAGCTGATCCGCGCCAGGCAGGCCGCACTGCGGGAACTGCAGGACAACGCCGCGCTGCGCCGGCAACTGGAGAACCTGCTCGCCAACGCCGCCCGCCGCGATCGCGAGCCCGAGTTCTACAAACTGCTCTACTGCAACTTCCTCGGCGGCGTCGGCGCCCCGGTCAGCGGCCGCGACTTGCGCGGCTACGGCTACGAAGCCTACGTCAACGGCACCCGTTTCGTGCTCGAAAGCGTCGATCAAGCCCAACACCTGCCCGAGCCCCAAAGCCCCTATCTCCAGGAACTTCTGGCCTGCCTGAGGGACTTCGCCCGCAGCCGCGCCTACCGCCTCATGACCGGCCCGGTCTACCGCACCGAAAAGCGCCTCCTGACCCAGGAGGAAAAGGGCTGGCTGCCGGCGATCCGCTTCCGCCCTTCCCTGTTCAAACCGGTCTTCATCGCCAGCCTGGTCGGCGGCCTGCTGGCGGCCTGGGCCGGGCTGCCGGCGCTGCTGAACATGAGCCGCCCGGCCATCGGGGTGCTGTGGCTGTTCCTGCTGCCCCTGGGCGCCTTCTACCCCCATCTGGTGGGCACCTTCGACCGCGACAAGTTCATCTATCCCCTGCGCCGCCTGTTCCGGGAAGACCCGGATGTTCAGCAACTGCTGGAGACGATCGGCTATCTGGACGAGCTGTTGGCCTTGCACCGGTTCTCGGAGGACTTCGGTCATCCCACCTGCCTGCCGGAGATTCTCGACGACGGCCACCACCGCTTCGTCGCCCGGGAGCTGCGCAACCCCATTCTCGGCAAGGCCAATCCTGACTACGTCCCCAACGACATCGAGCTGGATCGGCACCGCCTCACCTTCATCACCGGCCCCAACAGCGGCGGCAAGACCGCCATCTGCAAGACCATCGCCCAGTCGCAGCTGCTGGCCCAGATCGGCGCCTACGTGCCGGCCCGCGAAGCCCGGATGACCGTGGCCGACCGCATCTTCTATCAGGTGCCGGAAGTCAGCCAGCTCACCTCCGGCGAGGGACGCTTCGCCACCGAGCTGCGCCACACCAAGGAAATCTTCCTCGCCGCCACCCCGAGAAGCCTGGTCATCCTCGACGAACTGGCCGAAGGCACCACCTACGAGGAACGCCTCAAGATCTCCTACGACATCATGGAAGGCTTCCACAAAAAGGGTTGCACCACCCTCCTGGTGACCCACAACCATCAGCTGGTGGACAAGTTCATCGAACAGGGCATCAGCCAGGCCAAACAGGTGGAATTCGTAGGCGATCGCCCGACCCACCGCCTCATCGACGGCATCTCCCGGGTCAGCCATGCCGACCGGGTCGCCAGAGAAGTCGGCTTTTCCAAGGAGGACATCGACCGCTACCTCGGGGAGGACAGCCCGTGA
- a CDS encoding protein-L-isoaspartate(D-aspartate) O-methyltransferase, with the protein MTRERPPEIDKLLRDIEWELDLTKKEIGKDRFDPRVMEAITAVPRHEFVPEESRRYAYDDGPLPIGFGQTVSQPFIVALMTDLLEPKPKDVVLEVGTGSGYQTAILARLVKKVYSVEIIGVLAEQACERLRKLGIDNVEIKVGDGYYGWPEHAPYDKIIVTAAAPEIPPPLIEQLKPGGRLVIPVGEPFGYQMLKVVDKDNSGRLETRDVLGVAFVPLTGDGVEKNGRDDTGTTHNPTP; encoded by the coding sequence GTGACCCGCGAACGCCCGCCCGAAATCGACAAGCTGCTCCGCGACATCGAGTGGGAGCTGGATCTGACCAAAAAGGAGATCGGCAAGGACCGTTTCGACCCGAGGGTGATGGAAGCCATCACCGCTGTGCCGCGGCACGAATTCGTGCCCGAGGAATCGCGCCGCTACGCCTACGATGACGGGCCGCTGCCGATCGGTTTCGGTCAGACCGTCTCCCAGCCCTTCATCGTCGCCCTCATGACCGACCTGCTCGAACCGAAACCCAAGGATGTAGTGCTGGAGGTCGGCACCGGCTCCGGCTATCAGACCGCCATTCTGGCCAGGCTCGTCAAGAAAGTTTACAGCGTAGAAATCATCGGCGTCCTGGCGGAACAAGCCTGCGAGCGCCTGCGCAAACTGGGTATCGACAACGTCGAGATCAAGGTGGGGGACGGTTACTATGGCTGGCCGGAACACGCACCCTACGACAAGATCATCGTCACGGCCGCCGCCCCCGAAATCCCGCCTCCCCTGATCGAGCAGCTCAAGCCCGGCGGGCGGCTGGTGATTCCCGTGGGCGAGCCGTTCGGTTACCAGATGCTCAAGGTGGTCGACAAGGACAACAGCGGCCGCCTGGAAACCCGGGACGTGCTAGGCGTCGCCTTCGTCCCCCTGACCGGCGACGGGGTGGAGAAAAACGGCCGCGACGATACCGGAACGACCCATAATCCGACTCCGTGA
- a CDS encoding lipase family protein produces the protein MGSFLDFDPNATGYHGRNALALGLAADLAYETRPKVLDTLDRWGFPQTQWLDKNGTQGYLAANDHMVLIAFRGTEPHDLRDILTDVNVVLTPGPVGQVHYGFLRALNGVWEPIEQWLQSVYRDQPIWLCGHSLGAALATLATARLAFDPAFDFRLQGLYTFGSPRVGNEVFADRFNQRCRRITFRFRNNNDVVTRVPVPGIFGWDYRHVGRLCHFDARGRLRFSMSWWEMLLDRLRGHLDDLGKPGTDGMKDHAMTAYLRCLRQNVNVTP, from the coding sequence ATGGGTTCTTTCCTTGATTTCGACCCCAACGCCACCGGCTATCATGGCCGCAATGCCTTGGCGCTCGGCCTGGCGGCCGACCTGGCCTACGAAACCCGCCCCAAGGTGCTCGACACCCTCGACCGCTGGGGCTTCCCGCAAACCCAGTGGCTGGACAAAAACGGGACCCAGGGTTATCTGGCGGCCAACGACCACATGGTCCTCATCGCCTTCCGCGGCACCGAGCCGCACGACCTGCGCGACATCCTCACCGACGTCAACGTCGTCCTGACACCCGGCCCGGTCGGCCAGGTCCACTACGGCTTTTTGCGGGCTCTGAACGGCGTTTGGGAACCGATCGAGCAGTGGCTTCAAAGCGTATATCGGGACCAGCCGATCTGGCTCTGCGGCCACAGTCTCGGGGCGGCCCTGGCCACGCTCGCCACCGCCCGGCTGGCGTTCGACCCGGCTTTCGACTTCCGCCTGCAGGGGCTTTACACCTTCGGCTCCCCGCGGGTGGGAAACGAAGTTTTCGCCGATCGGTTCAACCAGCGCTGCCGGCGCATCACCTTCCGCTTCCGCAACAACAACGACGTGGTCACCCGCGTCCCCGTTCCTGGCATCTTCGGCTGGGATTACCGCCACGTGGGCCGGCTCTGTCATTTCGATGCCAGGGGGCGGCTGCGTTTCTCCATGTCCTGGTGGGAAATGCTCTTGGATCGGCTCCGGGGTCATCTTGACGATCTGGGCAAACCCGGAACCGACGGGATGAAGGATCACGCCATGACGGCCTATTTGCGATGTCTGCGGCAAAACGTCAACGTCACACCGTGA
- a CDS encoding isocitrate/isopropylmalate dehydrogenase family protein, which yields MHTVTLIPGDGIGPEITAAAVRVIETSGVPIHWDRQLAGMAALEKFGTPLPEETLESFRRNKVALKAPLTTPVGGGYRSVNVTLRQEFDLFANVRPALSFEGTQARFDNVNLVTVRENTEGLYAGIEHFIKAEGKTIAAESIALVTRTGCERIVDYAFRYARQTGRKKVAIVHKANILKCTSGLFLEIGREVAKRYPDIECEDRIVDACAMQMVMDPGQFDVIVTTNLFGDILSDLASGLVGGLGLTAGANIGREAAMFEAVHGSAPDIAGKGIANPTALIMAGVMMLEHLGEQAAARRIEQAVRAVIKEGKHVTPDLKPGSTCTTQEMADAIVARLQS from the coding sequence ATGCATACCGTCACACTCATTCCCGGCGACGGCATCGGCCCGGAAATCACCGCCGCGGCGGTCAGGGTCATCGAAACCAGCGGGGTGCCGATCCACTGGGACCGCCAGCTCGCCGGCATGGCGGCGCTGGAGAAGTTCGGCACCCCGCTGCCGGAGGAAACCCTCGAATCCTTCCGCCGCAACAAGGTGGCTCTCAAGGCACCGCTCACCACGCCGGTGGGCGGCGGCTACCGCAGCGTCAACGTCACCCTGCGCCAGGAATTCGATCTGTTCGCCAACGTGCGTCCAGCCCTGTCCTTCGAAGGCACCCAGGCCCGCTTCGATAACGTCAACCTGGTGACGGTGCGTGAGAACACCGAAGGGCTGTATGCCGGCATCGAGCACTTCATCAAAGCCGAAGGCAAGACCATTGCCGCCGAGAGCATCGCCCTGGTGACCCGTACCGGCTGCGAGCGCATCGTCGATTACGCCTTCCGTTACGCCCGCCAGACCGGGCGCAAAAAGGTGGCCATCGTCCACAAGGCCAACATCCTCAAGTGCACCTCCGGGCTGTTTTTGGAGATCGGCCGCGAGGTGGCCAAGCGCTATCCCGACATCGAATGCGAGGACCGCATCGTCGATGCCTGCGCCATGCAGATGGTGATGGACCCGGGCCAGTTCGACGTCATCGTCACCACCAACCTGTTCGGCGACATCCTCTCGGACCTGGCCTCCGGCCTCGTCGGCGGCCTGGGACTGACCGCCGGCGCCAACATCGGCAGGGAAGCGGCCATGTTCGAGGCGGTCCACGGCAGCGCCCCGGACATCGCAGGCAAGGGCATCGCCAATCCCACCGCCCTCATCATGGCCGGGGTGATGATGCTCGAACACCTGGGCGAACAGGCCGCGGCCCGCCGTATCGAACAGGCGGTCCGGGCCGTCATCAAGGAAGGCAAGCACGTCACCCCCGACCTCAAACCGGGATCGACCTGCACCACCCAGGAAATGGCCGACGCCATCGTCGCCAGACTGCAGTCCTGA
- the fae gene encoding formaldehyde-activating enzyme, with product MSEVPVFKTGEATVFASHDQGTDAMPEVVLGAVDGPVGTAFATLMGQTEGHTRLFAIRACNQQVKPATLMVPKVTMKSTQYINLFFGVVQSAIADAVLDSVIDGVIPKDWAEKVCLIVNVWLDPWCAEQENPDKKDLYRTNYEATKLAIKRAIAGEPTIDELIENRNKIHHEMYDPVTGESKW from the coding sequence ATGTCCGAAGTACCCGTCTTCAAAACCGGAGAGGCCACCGTCTTCGCCAGCCACGACCAGGGCACCGACGCCATGCCCGAAGTGGTGCTGGGCGCGGTGGACGGTCCGGTCGGCACCGCCTTCGCCACCCTGATGGGCCAGACCGAAGGCCACACCCGCCTGTTCGCCATCCGCGCCTGCAATCAGCAGGTCAAGCCGGCGACCCTGATGGTGCCCAAGGTGACCATGAAGAGCACCCAGTACATCAACCTGTTCTTCGGCGTGGTGCAGTCGGCCATCGCCGACGCGGTGCTGGACTCGGTCATCGACGGCGTCATCCCCAAGGACTGGGCCGAGAAAGTCTGCCTCATCGTCAACGTCTGGCTCGATCCCTGGTGCGCCGAGCAGGAAAACCCCGACAAGAAGGACCTGTACCGCACCAATTACGAGGCCACCAAACTGGCCATCAAACGTGCCATCGCCGGGGAGCCCACCATCGACGAGCTGATCGAGAACCGCAACAAGATCCACCACGAAATGTACGACCCGGTCACCGGCGAGTCCAAATGGTGA